In the genome of Devosia rhizoryzae, the window GACCATGATGATGCCGAAGAGAAGGACGATGTCGCCGACCGAAACCACCGAGGTTTCGAGAAATTCCTGCATAGAATTGACGTCGCCCTGAAGCCGGCTCATCAGGCGGCCGACTTCGGTCTTGTCCATGAAGCTTAGCGAGACGCGCTGCAGCTGCGCGAACATGGCGCGGCGCATGTCGAAGAGGACGTTCTCGGCCACTTGACCAACTTGCGATTCCTGGATCCAGGATGCGGCGAAGTTGACGGTGATAACGACCGCAAAGGCGATGATGGCACGCAGCAGATTTGTGGTGTCGCCGCCCGCCACAAGAGCCGTGTCGATGGCATTGCCGATGATCAGCGGGATGGCGAGCTGGGTGGCGGTAAAGATCAGGACGGCAGCAACCGACAGGTAGATCTTATGCCGGTAGGGGTGGACGTAGGCCCAGATGCGGCGCACCGTTTGCGGATCATAGGCCTTGCCGAAGACCTCTTCCTCGATGCGGTGCGAGCCGACCGAGGCGCGCGGCGGGCGCTGACCGGGAAAGGCTGCGGCCTCGCGTTCGTCTTCTTCCATAACGCTCATTCCGCAGCCTCCAGGTCGTCGGCCGGCCGGGTCTGGAGATCGTAAAGTGCGCGGTACTTGCCGCCGCGTTCCAGAAGTTCGGCATGCGAGCCCTGTTCAACGATACGGCCGTCTTCGAGGAAGAGAATGAAATCGGCATGCATCAACGAAGAGAGGCGGTGGGCGATCACAAGCGTGACGCGGTCCTTGGCATAGCGGCGGATGGCGGAGCGGATGCGGTGCTCGGTGCCCGCGTCGATGGCAGCCGTGGAATCATCGAACACCATCACCGCCGGCTTCAGAACCAAGGAGCGGGCGATGGACAGGCGCTGGCGCTGGCCGCCGGAAAGGGAGACGCCGCGCTCGCCGACAACGGTGCTGTAATCGGCCGGCAGGCCCATGATGTAGTTATGGAGCTGGGCGCTTTCGGCAGCGCGCTCGATCTTGCGTTCCTTGGCCCAGGGGTCACCATAGGCGATGTTGTTTTCGATAGTGGTGGTGAAAAGAAACGTGTCCTGCTGCACCACGGCAACCGAGCGGCGGAGCGACTGCAGCGTGACGTCCCGCACGTCCTGCCCGTCGATGAGGATGCGCCCGGCGGTCACGTCGTAAAAGCGCGGGATCAGGTGGGCGAGGGTCGATTTGCCTGAACCCGGCGCGCCGACGATGCCGATGGTCTGGCCGGCATGGGCTTCGAAGCTGATGCCGTTGAGCGTGGGGTGCGAAGCGCCAGGATAGGTGAAGTGAACGTCTTCGAAGCGCAGCGTGCCCTCCTTGACCTTGAGTGGTGCCGCTTCCGGCTTGCTTTCGATGTCAATGGGCGCATCGAGGAAAGCGAAGAAACGGGTGCCGCAAGTGGAGGCGCGAGCGAAGGAATTGACCATGAGGCCGAGCTGGCGCACCGGCATCTGCAGGATGGTCATGAAGGTCAGGAAAGAAGCGAGCGTGCCGACGCTCATTTCACCGGCGATGACCTTGACCCCACCGAACCAGAGCACGAGGCCCATGGCGGCGAAGAAGGAGAAGGTCATCATCGAGGTGTTCTTGACGCGAACCAGCACGCGCTGATGCGCAAGTTCAAGCGCCGACTTGGAGGCCGTTTCGAATTTTTCGAGCTCATGCTTCTGGCCGGAGAAGGCACGGACGACGCGAATGCCGCCGAGATTTTCTTCCATGACGCGGGTGAGAACGGAGAGGCGTTCCTGCAGCACCAGCCAGGTCTTGCGCAGGGTCAACTGAGCGACAGAAGAGCGCCAGGCGACGAAAGGCACGAAGCTCAGGGCCAGGAGGCCGAGCAGGACATCGGTGCTCAAGAGCATATAGGCGCCAACCCCGATCAGCACCGTCAGCAGAATGGTGCGGATGAAGCCGGTCGAAAAGAACATGCGCAGGCCATCGAGATCGAGGAGGCCCAGGGTGATCAGATCGCCCGAATGCATGCGGTCGTGGTAGGAATAGGAGAGACGCTGGACCTTGTCGTAGAAGGCGAGGCGCAGTTCGTAGCCGACATGGTGGCCCACCGCTTCCGAGTAAAAGTTCTGCACCAGGGTGAAAAGACCGCGCGCGACGGAGACAATCAGCAGCGTCAGGGCGGTCCAGATCAGCGCCTGTTGTGCACCTTCTCCCGCCACGGTCAGCGTTGTCTGCGCCTGATCGACAGCGTGCCCGAGCAGGCGCGGGATCATCAGCTGCAGACCCGAGGCGATGATCGTGGCGCCGATGGCCAAGCTCGCCTGCCAGTAGTGGCGCAGCGAATAGGCGGTGATACGCCTGAGCGGGCTTTGTCCCCTGCCCCGATGGGCGGCGGCGACATGGGCAAGTGCATCGCCGCGTGAACGATCGCGGCCAGCCTTGAGCGTGATCAAGGAACTATCCAGACATAAATTGTGGAGCCCGAGGGGAAGGCGGGAGAACCGTCGGCCGGCGATCGGGCAAATCAAAACTCGCAACTGTCATAAAAGAGCGATTGCGTCTGCCATTCAAGATGAAAAGTGGGGAAAGATCGGCCTCGGCGCGTGCAACCTTTTCGGCTGTGGTGCGCCGCTCCCAGCATGGCCCCTTGCTTAAGTCGCGGTAGCGCTTTGCCCTGGCAAGGCGCATGGGAGGTCCATGATTGGTTTTGTTGTTCCGGCGCTGGTCGCCCTTGCGGTCTTCCTCACGTCCACGCTTTCCGGCGTTTTCGGCATGGCGGGAGGATTGATCCTCTTGGCGATCCTGTTGACGATTCTGCCCGTCGCGACGGCGATTGCCGTTCAGGGAGCGATCCAGATCGTCGCCAATGGATCGCGCGCGTGGTTCTCGCGCGAATTCATCGATTGGCCTGCGCTGGGCTTTATCTGCATCGGCTTGGCAGCTGCCGCGATCGCTCTGTTTATCCTGCGTTATACGCCTGATCTTGCCACGGTGTGCATCGCCATCGGGCTGATGCCGATCCTGGTCTGGATCCCCAAGCATTGGCTGTCGCTCGACGCCACCAAGCCGGTGCACGCCTTCTTCTGCGGCTTTCTCGCGGGCGGCCTCAACCTGGCGGTCGGCGTCTCGGGCCCCACGGTCGACATCTTTTTCATCCGCACCGAAATGGACCGGCGCAAGGTGATCGCCACCAAGGCTGCGACGCAGGTGATCTCGCACGGGGTCAAGGTCGTGTTCTACTCCACCCTCGCCACCGCCATGGCCTGGGGCGACTGGGTGATGGTGCTGATAGCAGCGCCCTTTGCGGTCGCTGGCACCAATCTTGGCTATCACCTCTTGCAGCGGCTGACCGATGTCGGCTTCCGCAAATGGACGCGCTGGATCGTTACGGTGATCGGCGCCTATTATCTCCTGCGCGGCTTGAGCTTGCTCGCGGGCATGCAATGAGTATGGTGCCCGAATGGCACCGTTCGACAGCGTTACTGCACGCCTGATTTTGCTTTTGGCCGAGACCGGATCGATCGGGCGGGCGGCGGAGCGTGAGGGCATCGCCTCCTCCGCGGTCAGTCGCCGCGTGTC includes:
- a CDS encoding ABC transporter ATP-binding protein yields the protein MITLKAGRDRSRGDALAHVAAAHRGRGQSPLRRITAYSLRHYWQASLAIGATIIASGLQLMIPRLLGHAVDQAQTTLTVAGEGAQQALIWTALTLLIVSVARGLFTLVQNFYSEAVGHHVGYELRLAFYDKVQRLSYSYHDRMHSGDLITLGLLDLDGLRMFFSTGFIRTILLTVLIGVGAYMLLSTDVLLGLLALSFVPFVAWRSSVAQLTLRKTWLVLQERLSVLTRVMEENLGGIRVVRAFSGQKHELEKFETASKSALELAHQRVLVRVKNTSMMTFSFFAAMGLVLWFGGVKVIAGEMSVGTLASFLTFMTILQMPVRQLGLMVNSFARASTCGTRFFAFLDAPIDIESKPEAAPLKVKEGTLRFEDVHFTYPGASHPTLNGISFEAHAGQTIGIVGAPGSGKSTLAHLIPRFYDVTAGRILIDGQDVRDVTLQSLRRSVAVVQQDTFLFTTTIENNIAYGDPWAKERKIERAAESAQLHNYIMGLPADYSTVVGERGVSLSGGQRQRLSIARSLVLKPAVMVFDDSTAAIDAGTEHRIRSAIRRYAKDRVTLVIAHRLSSLMHADFILFLEDGRIVEQGSHAELLERGGKYRALYDLQTRPADDLEAAE
- a CDS encoding sulfite exporter TauE/SafE family protein, with translation MIGFVVPALVALAVFLTSTLSGVFGMAGGLILLAILLTILPVATAIAVQGAIQIVANGSRAWFSREFIDWPALGFICIGLAAAAIALFILRYTPDLATVCIAIGLMPILVWIPKHWLSLDATKPVHAFFCGFLAGGLNLAVGVSGPTVDIFFIRTEMDRRKVIATKAATQVISHGVKVVFYSTLATAMAWGDWVMVLIAAPFAVAGTNLGYHLLQRLTDVGFRKWTRWIVTVIGAYYLLRGLSLLAGMQ